In Parus major isolate Abel chromosome 3, Parus_major1.1, whole genome shotgun sequence, the following are encoded in one genomic region:
- the LOC107201114 gene encoding p53 apoptosis effector related to PMP-22-like codes for MVKYGLDYTRCRWILPLLLGIGVIFGIIALAGRGWLESQTLPYVQQASLWQNCRRADQGGEWNCESLMGYAWGRAAAATYLVGFLLLVICFALAIIAFAIDTLRFNFIRGIGGLLFVAAVFSVMGLVIYPVKFSSEIEMTGINMFSWAYGFGWTTAIMEICLGFFFCCLPNYEDQILGNVKPTYFYSSP; via the exons ATGGTGAAGTACGGCCTCGACTACACGCGCTGCAGGTGGatcctgcccctgctcctgggcATAGGAGTCATCTTCGGGATCATCGCGCTGgcgggcaggggctggctggagTCGCAGACCTTGCCCTATGTGCAGCAAGCGTCGCTGTGGCAGAACTGCAGGAGGGCTGACCAGGGCGGGGAATGGAACTGCGAGTCCCTCATGGGCTACG cctggggaagagctgctgctgccacataCCTGGTTGGCTTTCTACTTCTAGTCATCTGTTTTGCACTGGCCATCATCGCATTTGCCATTGACACACTTCGGTTCAACTTCATTCGTGGGATTGGAGGCTTGCTTTTTGTGGCTG CTGTGTTCTCCGTCATGGGCCTGGTCATTTATCCAGTAAAGTTCTCATCTGAAATTGAAATGACAGGAATCAATATGTTCAGCTGGGCCTATGGCTTTGGCTGGACCACCGCCATTATGGAAATATGCTTGGGATTCTTCTTCTGCTGCCTTCCTAACTATGAAGATCAGATCTTGGGTAATGTCAAGCCCACATATTTTTACTCTTCCCCATAA